The proteins below come from a single Hyperolius riggenbachi isolate aHypRig1 chromosome 8, aHypRig1.pri, whole genome shotgun sequence genomic window:
- the NXT2 gene encoding NTF2-related export protein 2 → MAKSDFKTDDDLACRAAEEFVNLYYETFDKRRRQLTKLYMDSATLVWNGNPISGQEALIEFFDMLPSSQFHVTLFDCQSVHEQATLGQKTVLVVTNGSVKFEGNKQHYFTQNFLLTLHTTPSNSVWKIASDCFRFHDWAS, encoded by the exons gaCTTCAAGACTGATGATGATCTGGCCTGCAGAGCAGCAGAAGAATTTGTTAACCTTTATTATGAAACCTTTGACAAAAGGAGAAGG CAATTGACAAAGCTATATATGGACAGTGCTACGTTGGTGTGGAATGGAAACCCAATATCAGGACAAGAGGCCCTTATTGAGTTCTTTGATATGTTACCATCCAGTCAGTTTCACGTCACCCTGTTCGACTGCCAGTCTGTTCATG aaCAAGCTACGCTAGGCCAGAAAACCGTTTTGGTTGTCACCAATGGCTCTGTGAAGTTTGAAGGAAATAAGCAACACTACTTCACTCAGAACTTTTTATTGACCCTGCATACGACACCATCGAATAGCGTGTGGAAGATTGCCAGTGACTGCTTCCGCTTCCATGACTGGGCCAGTTAG